The following are from one region of the Gambusia affinis linkage group LG02, SWU_Gaff_1.0, whole genome shotgun sequence genome:
- the LOC122820443 gene encoding estrogen-related receptor gamma: HIPGFSTLSLADQMSLLQSAWMEILILRVVYRSLSFEDKLVYAEDYIMDEDQSKLAGLLDLNNTILQLVKKYKSMKLEKEEFVTLKAIALANSDSMHIEDVDAVQKLQDVLHEALQDYEASQHQEDPRRAGKLLMTLPLLRQTSTKAVQHFYSIKQDGKVPMHKLFLELLEAKV, from the exons GTTTCTCCACGCTGTCTTTGGCAGACCAGATGAGTCTACTGCAGAGTGCATGGATGGAGATCTTGATTTTGCGTGTTGTGTATCGCTCACTCTCCTTTGAAGACAAA CTGGTGTACGCTGAGGACTACATAATGGACGAGGACCAGTCAAAACTAGCTGGCCTTCTGGACCTGAACAACACTATTCTTCAGCTGGTCAAGAAGTATAAGTCTATGAAGCTGGAGAAGGAAGAATTCGTCACTCTCAAGGCTATTGCGCTGGCTAACTCAG ACTCCATGCACATTGAGGATGTGGATGCAGTACAGAAGCTCCAGGATGTGCTCCATGAGGCCCTGCAGGACTATGAGGCTTCCCAACACCAGGAGGATCCCCGCCGGGCTGGCAAGCTGCTTATGACTCTCCCCTTACTCCGTCAGACCTCCACCAAGGCTGTGCAGCATTTCTACAGCATCAAGCAGGATGGGAAGGTCCCAATGCACAAACTCTTCTTGGAGCTGCTGGAAGCCAAGGTCTGA